A part of Desulfomicrobium baculatum DSM 4028 genomic DNA contains:
- a CDS encoding LysR family transcriptional regulator, whose protein sequence is MLNYRQLYYFWNVATAGGIRRAAERMHLTPQTLSGQIGELERDLGVKLFVRTGRRLEITEAGKLALARADEIFQIGSELTETLKASPPEEALPFRVGLADSVPKSIAFRLLAPAFKLAPPVRLFCHRDRLENLFAELAIHKLELVIADRQLPAGLGVKAFNHPLGNCSITFFGVQELVRRYRPDFPHSLTGAPLLMPTGSVRGELDRWFAEHGIHPHVVGEFDDTALLKTFGQAGLGLFPAPSVMREEVRRLYDVDTVGEAQDIDVRYFAISAERRLKHPAVMAVSEHARQNLFVS, encoded by the coding sequence ATGCTCAACTACAGGCAACTCTACTATTTCTGGAACGTGGCCACGGCAGGCGGCATCAGGCGCGCGGCCGAGCGCATGCACCTGACGCCGCAGACGCTCAGCGGGCAGATCGGGGAGCTGGAGAGGGATCTTGGCGTCAAGCTCTTCGTGCGGACGGGACGGCGGCTCGAAATCACCGAGGCGGGCAAGCTCGCCCTGGCCCGCGCCGACGAAATCTTCCAGATCGGCAGCGAACTGACCGAAACACTCAAGGCCTCCCCGCCTGAAGAGGCCCTGCCCTTCCGTGTCGGTCTGGCGGACTCGGTGCCCAAATCCATCGCCTTCCGCCTCCTGGCTCCGGCCTTCAAGCTCGCCCCCCCCGTCCGGCTGTTCTGTCATCGGGACAGGCTGGAAAACCTGTTTGCCGAATTGGCCATTCACAAGCTCGAACTTGTCATTGCCGACAGGCAACTGCCTGCCGGACTCGGGGTAAAAGCCTTCAACCACCCCCTGGGTAACTGTTCAATCACATTTTTCGGTGTGCAGGAACTTGTCCGGCGCTACCGGCCGGATTTTCCGCATTCCCTGACCGGGGCACCCCTGCTCATGCCTACGGGAAGCGTACGCGGCGAGCTCGACAGATGGTTTGCCGAACACGGGATCCATCCGCATGTGGTGGGAGAGTTTGACGATACGGCGTTGCTGAAAACCTTCGGCCAGGCAGGCCTGGGACTTTTTCCGGCGCCAAGCGTAATGAGAGAGGAGGTCCGACGTCTGTACGACGTGGACACCGTGGGAGAAGCGCAAGACATTGATGTGCGCTATTTCGCCATTTCTGCGGAAAGACGCCTCAAGCATCCTGCCGTCATGGCCGTGAGCGAGCATGCGCGGCAGAATCTCTTCGTCAGCTGA
- a CDS encoding HD domain-containing protein: MPQPIKEAASICKTIMRNGYDAYVINAALQRKILGTSKDAEVEICTDIDLAGLKNLFPKITAGSGDIVARMDQGSATFLFHPADMADASHPEACVAQITSNMLKKLDKDDGFPVSLACPFIPRSRDVYDGFENISGGQIKFQGIPDETLKHDYLRAIRALRFSANYHLPIEENSWMSIIRASRRVLDYVSVTDIMDEWRKVEAENMWRFAELLFDSMILHGLVPELAALSRIFQVFDEETGSRSIWEHTLKVMQRYPEELPYDWYGTLGCLFLNCGKLYAGEVYEDRTTFYQHHRIGAKVARKILKRLRLNTEEVDMIVNLVRNHMRFHFMLTDKGIRRFKAVDDYPRLIEMARADIKARNANYTEFNHNMKMLERADIREELLEPLLNGKQIMDIARIKPGPAVGLIRDNLLQAQIAGDVNTVEEAERFVAAYKAKEQL; encoded by the coding sequence ATGCCTCAGCCGATAAAAGAAGCCGCCTCCATCTGTAAAACCATCATGCGCAACGGCTATGACGCCTACGTCATCAACGCTGCGCTGCAGCGCAAGATTCTTGGAACTTCCAAGGATGCCGAGGTGGAGATCTGCACGGATATCGATCTTGCCGGCCTCAAAAATCTTTTTCCCAAAATTACCGCCGGCAGCGGGGATATCGTGGCCAGGATGGACCAGGGCAGCGCAACCTTTCTCTTTCATCCCGCCGACATGGCCGACGCCTCCCATCCCGAGGCCTGCGTGGCCCAGATTACGTCCAACATGCTGAAGAAGCTCGACAAGGACGACGGTTTTCCCGTCAGCCTGGCCTGTCCGTTCATCCCCCGTTCCCGTGACGTTTACGACGGCTTCGAGAACATCTCCGGCGGGCAGATCAAGTTTCAGGGTATTCCCGACGAAACCCTCAAACACGATTATCTGCGGGCCATCCGGGCCTTGCGTTTTTCGGCCAACTATCATCTGCCCATCGAGGAAAATTCCTGGATGTCCATCATCCGCGCTTCGCGCCGGGTGCTTGATTATGTTTCGGTCACGGACATCATGGATGAATGGCGCAAGGTCGAGGCCGAGAACATGTGGCGTTTCGCCGAGCTCCTGTTCGATTCCATGATCCTGCACGGACTGGTGCCGGAACTGGCCGCCCTGAGTCGCATCTTTCAGGTTTTCGACGAGGAGACCGGGTCCAGGTCCATCTGGGAACACACCCTGAAGGTCATGCAGCGCTACCCGGAAGAGCTGCCCTACGACTGGTACGGAACTCTCGGCTGCCTCTTCCTCAATTGCGGCAAGCTCTACGCCGGAGAGGTCTACGAGGATCGCACCACCTTCTACCAGCACCATCGCATCGGCGCCAAGGTCGCGCGCAAGATCCTAAAGCGTCTGCGCCTCAATACCGAGGAAGTGGACATGATCGTGAATCTGGTCCGCAACCACATGCGTTTCCACTTCATGCTGACCGACAAGGGCATCCGCCGTTTCAAGGCCGTGGACGACTATCCGCGCCTTATCGAGATGGCTCGGGCCGACATCAAGGCCAGAAACGCCAACTACACAGAATTCAATCACAATATGAAAATGCTGGAGCGGGCGGACATCCGTGAGGAGCTGCTCGAACCCTTGCTGAACGGCAAGCAGATCATGGATATCGCGCGCATCAAGCCCGGCCCGGCCGTGGGGCTGATTCGCGACAACCTGCTCCAGGCCCAGATCGCCGGCGACGTGAACACGGTCGAAGAGGCCGAGCGTTTTGTGGCCGCATACAAAGCCAAGGAGCAGCTCTAG
- a CDS encoding tetratricopeptide repeat protein — MKTCAMVLVLCFVLAGCGARGTSRGASSNMGSKEVELRLNLIESHINNDQPQLALQELFKVEPAAKHMSRFHFDSGMIYIGLQELEQARDGFAKAVEIDEDFGEAWNNLGKVEEALGRDSEAEAAYRKAIGILTYVTPEFPAYNLGVLLLRQGRASEAEELGRKALARNWRYIPAYKLLSDAFVAQNRLDDAESVLKSGLEADMDSTSTILALAEHQVRMGKTAEARELFTRIVKQYPKSNEAKLARDYLDFLQ, encoded by the coding sequence ATGAAGACATGCGCGATGGTTCTCGTTTTATGCTTTGTCCTGGCGGGGTGCGGAGCCCGCGGGACTTCCAGGGGCGCATCCTCGAATATGGGCTCCAAGGAAGTGGAGCTGCGCCTCAACCTGATTGAATCGCACATCAACAACGATCAGCCGCAGCTGGCTTTGCAGGAGCTGTTCAAGGTGGAGCCGGCGGCCAAGCATATGTCCCGTTTTCATTTTGATTCGGGCATGATCTATATAGGGCTGCAGGAACTCGAACAGGCTCGGGACGGGTTTGCCAAGGCCGTTGAAATCGACGAAGATTTCGGGGAAGCATGGAACAACCTGGGCAAGGTTGAGGAAGCCCTGGGACGGGACAGTGAAGCGGAGGCCGCATATCGCAAGGCGATTGGCATCCTGACCTACGTCACTCCCGAGTTCCCGGCCTACAATCTTGGCGTGCTCCTGCTGCGTCAGGGTCGGGCCAGTGAGGCCGAGGAGCTCGGGCGCAAGGCGCTGGCTCGCAATTGGCGCTATATTCCGGCATATAAACTTTTGTCGGATGCTTTTGTGGCCCAGAATCGTCTGGACGATGCAGAGTCGGTACTCAAGAGCGGCCTGGAGGCGGACATGGACAGCACCTCCACCATTCTGGCTTTGGCGGAACATCAGGTGCGCATGGGCAAGACGGCGGAAGCCAGGGAGCTTTTCACGCGCATCGTCAAACAATATCCCAAGTCCAATGAAGCCAAATTGGCCCGGGATTACCTGGATTTTTTGCAGTGA
- the rlmN gene encoding 23S rRNA (adenine(2503)-C(2))-methyltransferase RlmN produces the protein MRNILELTCPELEEAVQAMGHQSFRARQLWQWLWRKGVREFSAMTNLARDFREQLMREWALDWPEVHEVQTSSDGTVKLLLRLADGALVETVLIPDKERYTQCLSCQIGCPMGCTFCSTGLMGFSRNMTGGEIAAQVLVARDYLRAHGLGDEVKNLVYMGMGEPLTNWDEVRRSLQILSNAEGLEFSRRRITLSTCAIKGKMDVFGIEGLALPAISLHAPTQEIRESLMPGAARWPIEELIAALQGMELKARERVTIEYILIKGVNDSLQHARQLVRLLSHLKCKINLIAYNPGPGIEYAAPAPGDVLAFEELLRKKGFTVTLRKSKGQDIAAACGQLKTEAQGRMNSTTSKEGPNDGTA, from the coding sequence ATGCGCAATATTCTTGAATTGACCTGCCCCGAACTTGAAGAGGCCGTGCAGGCCATGGGCCACCAGAGCTTTCGGGCTCGGCAGCTGTGGCAATGGCTGTGGCGCAAGGGAGTGCGCGAATTTTCGGCCATGACCAACCTGGCCCGGGATTTCAGGGAGCAGCTCATGCGCGAGTGGGCGCTCGATTGGCCGGAAGTGCATGAGGTGCAGACCAGCAGCGACGGGACGGTCAAGCTGCTCTTGCGTCTGGCTGACGGTGCGCTGGTCGAGACCGTGCTCATCCCGGACAAGGAACGCTACACCCAGTGCCTGTCGTGCCAGATCGGCTGTCCCATGGGGTGTACGTTCTGCAGCACGGGACTGATGGGCTTCTCCCGCAACATGACCGGCGGGGAGATCGCGGCTCAGGTGCTTGTGGCCAGGGACTATCTGCGCGCGCACGGTTTGGGCGATGAAGTGAAGAATCTCGTGTACATGGGCATGGGCGAGCCCCTCACCAACTGGGACGAGGTGCGGCGCAGCCTGCAGATCCTCTCCAATGCCGAGGGCCTTGAATTTTCACGCCGCCGCATCACGCTTTCGACCTGCGCCATCAAGGGCAAGATGGACGTTTTCGGGATTGAAGGTCTGGCCCTGCCGGCCATTTCCCTGCACGCTCCGACCCAGGAAATCCGGGAAAGCCTCATGCCGGGAGCCGCGCGTTGGCCCATCGAGGAGTTGATTGCGGCCCTTCAGGGCATGGAACTCAAAGCCCGGGAACGGGTGACCATCGAATACATTTTGATCAAGGGTGTGAACGACAGCCTCCAGCATGCCCGGCAGCTGGTGCGGCTCTTGTCGCACCTCAAATGCAAGATCAACCTCATCGCCTACAATCCCGGCCCGGGCATCGAATATGCCGCTCCCGCGCCCGGGGATGTGCTGGCCTTTGAGGAGCTTCTGCGCAAGAAGGGCTTCACCGTGACCTTGCGCAAGAGCAAGGGGCAGGATATCGCGGCAGCCTGCGGTCAGCTCAAGACCGAGGCTCAGGGCCGCATGAATTCGACGACGAGCAAAGAAGGACCAAACGATGGAACAGCCTGA
- a CDS encoding sigma-54-dependent transcriptional regulator: MANILIVDDDLSLREVLEIALIKKGHAVWTAPDSATALAVLQQQSIALILLDLRLGRESGIDLLVRIRETWAEVPVLMVTAYADAKSAITAMKHGAKDYISKPFELDDLLYTVERTLETARLKEENDWLKGQISKQYGEIIGGSRQMQAVFDLVRRIAPTNISVLVTGESGTGKELFARCIHSQSQRAKHPFLAINCGGLPENLVESELFGFRKGAFTSADRAKKGLLEMAEGGTLFLDEVGELAHSTQVKLLRYVQERCFIPLGGTEELRSDVRIIAATNRNVEQSVADGDFREDLYYRLSGVKVHLPPLRERGDDALTLADHFLEKACRAQKRQLRGFTADARKKLLAYGYPGNVRELENIVERAVALEPGDTVTADSLVIYEKITSTDQDGGIQKVLSGQMTLDEYLAVHEHKVISEALRRCGGHKGRAAEMVGLNFRQFRYRLTKSGEKDEDI, encoded by the coding sequence ATGGCCAACATACTTATCGTCGACGATGACCTGAGCCTGCGTGAAGTCCTGGAGATCGCCCTGATCAAGAAAGGGCATGCGGTCTGGACCGCGCCCGATTCCGCCACGGCCCTGGCCGTGCTGCAGCAGCAATCCATCGCCCTTATCCTGCTGGACCTGCGCCTGGGCCGCGAAAGCGGGATCGATCTCCTGGTGCGCATCCGCGAGACCTGGGCCGAGGTGCCTGTGCTCATGGTCACGGCCTACGCCGACGCCAAGAGCGCCATCACGGCCATGAAGCATGGCGCCAAGGACTATATCTCCAAGCCCTTCGAGCTCGACGACCTGCTCTACACGGTGGAGCGCACCCTGGAAACGGCCCGTCTCAAAGAGGAAAATGACTGGCTCAAGGGGCAGATCAGCAAGCAGTACGGCGAGATCATCGGTGGAAGCCGGCAGATGCAGGCCGTCTTCGACCTGGTCCGGCGCATCGCCCCGACAAACATCAGCGTGCTCGTGACCGGCGAGTCCGGGACGGGCAAGGAGCTCTTCGCCCGCTGCATCCACAGCCAGAGCCAGCGCGCAAAGCATCCTTTCCTGGCCATCAACTGCGGCGGCTTGCCGGAGAATCTGGTGGAAAGCGAGCTGTTCGGCTTTCGCAAGGGTGCCTTCACCAGCGCTGACCGCGCCAAGAAGGGCCTGCTCGAAATGGCCGAGGGCGGGACCCTTTTTCTGGACGAAGTGGGCGAGCTTGCTCATTCCACGCAGGTCAAGCTTTTGCGCTACGTGCAGGAGCGCTGCTTCATTCCCCTTGGCGGGACGGAGGAGCTGCGCTCGGACGTGCGCATCATCGCGGCGACCAATCGCAACGTCGAGCAGAGCGTGGCCGACGGCGATTTTCGCGAGGATCTCTATTATCGTCTGAGCGGGGTCAAGGTGCATCTTCCGCCTCTGCGCGAACGCGGGGACGACGCGCTGACCCTGGCCGACCATTTTCTGGAAAAGGCGTGCCGCGCCCAGAAGCGTCAGCTGCGGGGATTCACCGCCGATGCGCGCAAGAAGCTGCTGGCCTACGGGTATCCCGGCAACGTGCGCGAACTCGAAAACATCGTGGAGCGGGCCGTGGCCCTCGAACCCGGTGACACCGTCACGGCGGATTCCCTGGTCATCTATGAAAAAATCACCTCCACGGATCAGGATGGTGGAATCCAGAAAGTCCTGTCCGGACAGATGACCCTCGACGAATACCTTGCCGTGCATGAGCACAAGGTCATTTCCGAGGCGCTGCGGCGCTGCGGCGGGCACAAGGGGCGGGCCGCGGAGATGGTCGGACTCAACTTCAGGCAGTTCCGCTACCGCTTGACCAAGTCAGGGGAAAAAGATGAAGATATTTAG
- a CDS encoding aspartate carbamoyltransferase catalytic subunit, whose product MNWRHKDLLEISQLDTDEIAHVFETAARFAEVNQRPIKKVPILKGKSVVLFFAEASTRTKTSFDMAGKRLSADTFSLTKSGSSLQKGESLKDTALTLQAMNPDAIVIRHWDSGAARFLAERLSCSVINAGDGWHAHPTQALLDGFTLHQVWGSFAGKTVCILGDIAHSRVARSNVELLTMLGVRVRLCAPRTLLPAMVRTWPVEVFSDVAKACEGVDAVICLRLQLERQQAGLLPDLREYACTYGLSPRHLEKANADVKIMHPGPMNRGLEIASELADCGASLILDQVASGVAVRMTLLHLYLTRTRISA is encoded by the coding sequence ATGAATTGGCGGCATAAGGACCTTTTGGAAATTTCCCAGCTCGACACGGACGAGATCGCCCATGTTTTCGAGACGGCGGCCCGGTTCGCGGAAGTGAACCAGCGGCCCATCAAGAAGGTGCCCATCCTGAAGGGCAAGAGCGTGGTCCTGTTTTTCGCCGAGGCGTCCACGCGCACCAAGACCTCTTTCGACATGGCCGGCAAGCGCCTCTCCGCCGATACATTCAGCCTGACCAAGTCGGGCAGCTCCCTGCAAAAGGGCGAGAGCCTCAAAGACACGGCCCTGACCCTGCAGGCCATGAACCCCGACGCCATCGTCATCCGGCACTGGGACAGCGGGGCGGCCAGGTTTCTGGCCGAACGGCTGTCCTGCTCCGTCATCAACGCCGGCGACGGCTGGCATGCCCACCCCACCCAGGCCCTCTTGGACGGGTTCACCCTGCATCAGGTCTGGGGCTCTTTTGCGGGCAAGACCGTGTGCATCCTTGGTGACATCGCGCATAGCCGGGTGGCCCGTTCGAACGTGGAACTTTTGACCATGCTCGGTGTGCGGGTGCGGCTCTGCGCCCCGCGCACATTGCTGCCGGCCATGGTCCGGACCTGGCCGGTGGAGGTTTTCTCCGACGTGGCCAAGGCCTGCGAGGGGGTGGACGCGGTCATCTGCCTGCGTCTGCAGCTGGAGCGCCAGCAGGCGGGGCTCCTGCCTGATCTGCGCGAATACGCCTGCACCTATGGCCTCTCGCCCAGGCATCTGGAAAAGGCCAATGCGGATGTGAAGATCATGCATCCCGGTCCCATGAACCGGGGCCTTGAGATCGCCTCGGAACTGGCCGACTGCGGGGCGAGCCTTATTTTGGATCAGGTCGCCTCGGGCGTGGCCGTGCGCATGACCCTTTTGCACCTGTATTTGACCCGGACCCGGATTTCGGCATGA
- the hisI gene encoding phosphoribosyl-AMP cyclohydrolase, with product MEQPDFDKCGGLIPVIAQEAASGEVLMLAYMNEEAWNETLRTGEVHYYSRSRKSLWHKGGTSGHVQKVRSIRLDCDRDTVLVQVEQIGGAACHTGRRSCFYRERDAQGRWTDCSPMVFDPKEVYK from the coding sequence ATGGAACAGCCTGATTTTGATAAATGCGGTGGCCTTATCCCGGTCATCGCCCAGGAGGCGGCGAGTGGCGAAGTGCTCATGCTCGCCTATATGAACGAAGAAGCCTGGAACGAGACCCTGCGCACCGGCGAGGTCCATTACTACAGCCGCAGTCGCAAATCCCTGTGGCACAAGGGCGGCACGTCAGGGCATGTGCAGAAGGTTCGCTCCATACGCCTGGACTGCGACCGGGACACTGTGCTGGTTCAGGTCGAGCAGATTGGCGGGGCGGCCTGCCATACGGGGCGCAGGAGTTGTTTTTATCGTGAACGAGACGCACAGGGGCGGTGGACGGACTGCTCCCCCATGGTGTTCGATCCCAAGGAGGTTTATAAATAA
- the hisG gene encoding ATP phosphoribosyltransferase — translation MVDGKQMRIGIPKGSLEEATVKLFAKAGWKVTSHHRNYFPEINDPELTCSLCRAQEMARYVENGLLDAGLTGKDWILENQSDVVIVDDLIYSKASNRPAKWVLAVAGDSPYKRPEDLAGKKIATEFLSFTKRYFEEAGIPVEVEYSWGATEAKVVEGLVDAIVEITETGTTIKAHGLRIIAELLQTNTQLIANKESWKDPWKRAKIENMNTLLQGALRADKLVALKMNAPADVVDKVMALLPSMNSPTIAHLHNSDWLSIETVVETCQVRDLVPKLQAVGAQAIIEYSLNKVI, via the coding sequence ATGGTTGATGGAAAACAGATGCGCATCGGAATACCGAAGGGTTCCCTGGAAGAGGCCACAGTCAAACTTTTCGCCAAGGCCGGCTGGAAGGTGACCTCGCACCACCGGAACTACTTCCCGGAAATAAACGACCCCGAATTGACCTGTTCACTGTGCCGGGCCCAGGAAATGGCCCGCTATGTGGAAAACGGTCTGCTCGACGCCGGCCTGACGGGCAAGGACTGGATCCTTGAGAACCAGTCGGACGTCGTCATCGTGGACGACCTGATTTATTCCAAGGCCAGCAATCGTCCGGCCAAGTGGGTCCTGGCCGTGGCCGGCGACTCTCCGTACAAGCGGCCGGAAGATCTGGCGGGCAAGAAAATTGCCACGGAATTTTTGAGCTTCACCAAGCGCTATTTCGAAGAAGCGGGAATCCCCGTCGAGGTGGAATATTCCTGGGGCGCCACCGAGGCCAAGGTTGTGGAAGGGCTGGTGGACGCCATCGTCGAGATCACCGAGACGGGCACGACCATCAAGGCCCACGGCCTGCGCATCATCGCCGAGCTCTTGCAGACCAACACCCAGCTCATCGCCAACAAGGAATCCTGGAAGGATCCCTGGAAGCGGGCCAAGATCGAGAACATGAACACCCTTCTGCAGGGCGCGCTGCGGGCCGACAAGCTGGTCGCGCTCAAGATGAACGCCCCGGCCGACGTCGTGGACAAGGTCATGGCGCTTCTGCCGAGCATGAACTCTCCGACCATAGCCCATCTGCACAACTCCGACTGGCTGTCCATCGAGACCGTGGTCGAGACCTGTCAGGTCCGGGATCTGGTTCCGAAGCTGCAGGCCGTGGGTGCTCAGGCCATCATCGAGTATTCCCTGAACAAGGTCATCTAA
- a CDS encoding dihydroorotase, producing the protein MAHVDCLIRNVSWEDRSCDLFIGEGRVLELAEAGTVAAPVDMSGVQVVDAGGLTLLPSLIDAHVHLREPGQEYKEDIRSGLSAAAGGGFGQVMAMANTSPVNDNASVTRFMLQKAREAFPHGPWVRPVGALTVGLLGKELAAAGELARAGCVALSNDGLPVENAELFRRAMEYAADFGLKVIDHCEDPWLGKGGVMNEGEVSSRLGLKGIPTASEAMQVARDILLASYLDLPIHLAHISCRQSVELIAGAKERGVKVTAETCPHYLLWDESRVESYDTSVRVNPPLRTRDDVLALRQAVRAGVIDILVTDHAPHAAHEKEVTFADAPNGISGLDTALSLTYELVRSGELEFADISRLWCWNTAAIFDLPANRLRPGDPADFVLFDPDLAWVATAGALLSKGKNTPCLDKEVPGRVMAHFLGGRAVFSRLEAITLTRP; encoded by the coding sequence ATGGCACATGTAGATTGTCTGATTCGCAATGTTTCCTGGGAGGATCGCAGCTGCGACCTCTTCATTGGCGAGGGCCGAGTGCTGGAACTGGCCGAGGCCGGAACCGTTGCCGCGCCTGTTGACATGTCCGGGGTCCAGGTTGTCGATGCGGGGGGGCTAACCCTCCTGCCGAGCCTCATCGACGCGCACGTGCATCTGCGCGAGCCTGGCCAGGAATACAAAGAGGACATCAGGTCCGGCCTGTCCGCCGCAGCCGGGGGAGGCTTTGGCCAGGTCATGGCCATGGCCAACACGAGCCCCGTCAACGACAACGCCTCGGTGACACGCTTCATGCTGCAAAAGGCGCGGGAGGCCTTTCCGCATGGCCCCTGGGTGCGGCCGGTGGGGGCACTGACCGTGGGCCTTCTGGGCAAGGAGCTGGCCGCGGCCGGGGAACTGGCCCGAGCCGGTTGCGTGGCCCTGTCCAACGACGGCTTGCCTGTCGAAAACGCGGAGCTTTTTCGGCGGGCCATGGAATATGCGGCGGATTTCGGCCTCAAGGTCATCGACCACTGCGAGGACCCGTGGCTGGGCAAGGGCGGAGTCATGAACGAAGGCGAGGTTTCGAGCCGTCTGGGCCTCAAGGGCATTCCCACCGCATCCGAGGCCATGCAGGTCGCCCGTGACATCCTTTTGGCCTCCTATCTGGACCTGCCCATCCATCTGGCCCACATCAGCTGCCGGCAGTCGGTGGAGCTCATCGCCGGCGCCAAGGAGCGCGGCGTCAAGGTCACGGCGGAAACCTGCCCGCACTACCTGCTCTGGGATGAATCCCGGGTCGAGAGCTACGATACCAGCGTGCGGGTAAATCCCCCCCTGCGCACCCGCGACGATGTGCTGGCCCTGCGCCAGGCCGTGCGCGCGGGAGTCATCGACATCCTGGTCACGGACCACGCGCCTCACGCCGCCCACGAAAAGGAAGTGACCTTCGCCGACGCGCCAAACGGCATTTCCGGCCTTGATACGGCACTGTCCCTGACCTATGAACTGGTGCGCAGCGGGGAGCTTGAATTTGCGGACATAAGCCGTTTGTGGTGCTGGAACACGGCCGCCATCTTCGATCTGCCCGCCAACCGCTTGCGGCCAGGAGACCCGGCGGACTTTGTGCTTTTTGATCCTGATCTGGCATGGGTGGCCACGGCCGGGGCCCTCTTGTCCAAGGGCAAGAACACGCCCTGCCTGGACAAGGAGGTGCCGGGCCGGGTCATGGCGCATTTTCTGGGCGGCCGGGCTGTCTTTTCCAGGCTGGAGGCAATCACGCTGACGCGCCCTTGA